In Nitrospiraceae bacterium, the genomic window TATCCGACCTTATGAATCATCCCTCTCACCTGCGCTGTGTCGGGGCGGACCACACAATGGCGAATGCGTCGAAGTCCCAATCCCCGCAATACCAGTCGATGATCCTCCGGGGTTCCGATCGGACTTCGTTTCAATGTAATCCGTAGACCTTTTGTCACCACCTTCGGTGATTTCGTCGTGGCCATCAGACTGTCGCTCCGTGGGCAACCTGGCTTCCGACACCTCGCCTCAATTGCAGCACTTGTTCGGGATTCTTGAGCTGACACAGCCCGTTCAACGTGGCGCGGACCGTATTAAATGGATTCCCTCGCCCGAGCGTCTTCGAAATAATATTGTGGGCTCCAACCAACTCCACGACCGCCCGCACGGCGCCTCCCGCAATAATTCCCGTTCCTTCAGCAGCCGGCTTCAGAAGAACATGTTCGCCGCCAAACAATCCGTGCACTTCGTGAGGAATCGTCCCCGATTTGAGCGGCACATGGACTAGGTGCTTCTTCGCCTGCTGCACCGCCTTCGCGATGGCAACCGGGACTTCAGCTGCTTTCCCTTTTCCAATCCCGACCCACCCCTGCCCGTCACCGACCACAACCAGCGCGCAGAAGTTGAATCGCTTTCCGCCCTTGACGACTTTCGCAACGCGGTTGATGAACACCACTTTGTCTTTAAGGTTCAGCTCGTCTGGATTAACTCGCACGCGTTCTCGCTCCTCTCTCGATCTGACCAGCCTTCGGTCTGGAATCAGAAACTGATCGCCAATGCTGACGGCTGCTCGCTAGAACTTGAGTCCCCCTTCACGTGATGCATCGGCAAGGGCCTTAATCCGGCCGTGATAGAGTCGTCCGGCTCGATCAAACACGACCGCTGTCACTTTTGCAGCTTTCGCCCGTTCGGCCAACAGCTTCCCCACCGCTTTCGCCGCCTCAATGCTACCAGTCGATTTCAATGATTTTCGGAGGGACTGGTCGAGCGAAGACGCAGCCGCCAATGTGGCTCCCTTGACGTCATCGATTACTTGCGCATAGATGTGCGCGCTGCTCCGGAACACGTTTAAACGGGGACGATCCGGTGTTCCAAAAACTCGCTGACGAACCCGCTGCTGTCGACGCGCTAACTGACGCGCTTTCTCTTCGGTTCTCATCGTGACACCCTGCTACTTTCCGGTCTTGCCTTCTTTCTTGCGTAAGGTTTCACCAACGTAACGAACGCCCTTCTGTTTATAGACATCGGGGGGCTTGAGCGCACGTAAGTTAGCCGCCACTTGCCCGACCAATCGCTTATCCGCTCCCTTCACGTTGATGAGAGTCTGCTTATCTACCTTGACCTCGATGCCGGGAGGCACGGCGTAGGTCACCGGATTGATGTAGCCCACGTTGAAACTCATCGTCCGCCCCTGGACCTGCGCCTTGTATCCGACTCCGGTAATTTCAAGATTGCGCTCATATCCTTTCGTCACTCCATGGATCATATTGTTGAGTTCGGCCCGAACTAACCCATGGATCGCGCGCACGTTCCGGTCGTCATTGGGGCGCGTCACCACCACTTGACCGTTCTCGACCTTGACACCAATACCCGAGACGAGCGTCCAGTCGAGCTTTCCCAGCGGTCCCTTAACTGACACCACCGGTCCGGCGACTTTCACATCGACACCGCTTGGAATTGCAATGGGCTTTTTCCCTATCCGTGACATCGATCGCTTACCCGTTCGTTACCACACGGAGCACAGTACTTCTCCTCCGAGTCCCGCATGACGAGACTCTCGGTCCGTCATGATCCCTTTCGACGTCGAAAGGATGGAGACTCCGATCCCGTTCCTGACCTTGGAGATGTCCTTGCTGCCGACATACACGCGACAACCAGGTTTGCTGATCCGTTCCATCCCTGAAATCATCGACTGGCCTTCTCCGACATATCGCAACTGGACCTTGAGGACAGGATGGCCTTCTTCCACCGCTTGCTCGACGCCTTGGATAAATCCTTCGGCCTGGAGCACCCTCAAGACCTCGCGTTTCAGTTTGGATGCGGGAACCGTCACCACTTCGTGATGTCGTCGCGCACCGTTCCGCAATCTCACCAAAAGGTCGCCGATCGGATCCGTCACCATAAGTCCTCTACCAACTCGCCTTTCTGACGCCGGGAATTTCTCCCTTTAAGCTCAACAACCGAAAACAAATTCTGCACATGCGGAACCGTCGAAGATAGCCCCGCACACGGCCACATAGCGGACAGCGGTGATAGTCCCTCGTGGGAAACTTGGACTTAGCGGCCGACTTGTTTCTGAGCGCTAACCTCGACACCCTGGACTCCTTCGTTTGACGTTACGTTCTGAACGGCATGCCCAATTGCTTGAGCAGCGCCTTGCCTTCGTCGTTCGTTCTTGCGGTCGTGACGATCGTAATATCCATTCCATGGATCGATGCCACTTCGTCGTAATGGATTTCCGGAAAGATCAGTTGTTCCTTCAGCCCTAACGTATAGTTGCCCCGTCCGTCGAAGGCTTTGGGTGACACCCCGCGAAAATCTCGAATGCGGGGAAGCGCCAAGGTCACGAGCCGGTCAAAGAATTCATACATCCGTCGGTTACGCAGCGTCACCTTCGTCCCGATCGGCAGGCCCTGACGCAGCTTGAACCCGGCGATCGCTTTCTTGGCGCGAGTCACGATCGGCTTCTGCCCGGTAATCGCCCCCAGCTCAGTCGTCGCACTTTCCAGAAGCTTCACGTTTTGAATCGCCTCACCCATGCCGACATTCAACACGATCCGGTCGAGCTTGGGCACTTGCATGATGTTCTTGTATCCGAACTCCTTCATGAGTGCCGGGACGACTTGCTGCTGATACATGTCGCGCAGCCGCGGCCGAAACTTGGACTCCTCGCTGCCGTCGTCTGTCAACGCGGGAGCGGGCGGAGTCCCTTTTTTCGCCGGTCGCCCAGCCGGCTTCCCGCCTTTGTCTTTCTCACCCTTGACCATGCTGATACCCTTGCGTCCTAATCGACGATTTCCTTTGATTTCTTACTAAACCGGACGCGCCGTCCGTCGTTGAGTGTCCGGATCCCTAACCGTGTCGGCTTTTGCGTTACAGGACACAAAAACATCACTTTCGACAACGCCAATGGAGCCTCGCGCTCGAGAATGCCGCCCTGCTTTACTTTTTGGTTCGGTTTCGTGTGCCGTTTGATGATATTGACCTTTTCAACCAGGACTCTTCCGGCCCCAAGGTCGACCGACAATACCTTCCCGGACTTCCCTTTGTCGCGGCCCACCATGACCACGACCGTATCGCCTTTTCGAATTCGACTTTTCTGCAATCCGTCCACGTTCACCCGATCCCGCCGTTGCGTTACAACACTTCCGGAGCCAAAGAGATGATCTTCATGAACTTCTTCCAGCGCAATTCTCGCGCGACCGGCCCGAAAATACGGGTTCCGATCGGCTCCCCTTCCTTATTAATGAGCACGCAGGCATTGCGATCGAACTTGATATACGACCCGTCTTCCCGGCGGACTTCCTTCGTCGTCCTCACGATGACAGCTCGGCTCACATCACCCTTCTTCACCGTCGCCTGAGGGATCGCTTCTTTCACGGTCACGACAATCACATCACCCAATGAGGCATATCGTCGCCTGGTCCCACCGAGCACATGAAAACACATGGCCTGCTTGGCCCCTGAATTATCGGCCACGTCCATGTAGGTATAGCTCTGAATCATGCCCGTTCTACGTCCTGCAGAGGTCCGGCCGTCCGCTTACTCGGTTTGTCCCTTTTCCAAGACTTCCACGACGCGCCAGTGTTTGTCGTTGCTGATCGGCCGTGTCTCGATCATGCGCACCCGGTCTCCAATCCGACAGGTGTTCTGCTCGTCGTGCGCTTTTAGTTTGGTCACCCGGCGGAGGATCTTGCGATACACCGGATGAATCACCGAACGCTCCACCGCCACCACCACCGTCTTATTCATCTTGTTGCTGATGACCCGGCCCACCCACTCTCGCCGCTTTGCTGTCGCCTCCGCCATCGTCAGGCCCCTTTCACGTTCGTCGACGACGGTTCCTTGCGTTCAACTTCACGCAGGATCGTCTTCACTTGAGCGATGTTTCGCTTTGTTTTCCTGATCTGCATGGGATTTTCCAAACGCCCGGTCCCGAGCTGAAACCGAAGGTTGAACAGCTCTTGCGTCAGCTGTTGCGCCTTTTCAGCCAATTCTGCACCCGTCAACTGTCGCAGTTCTTTCAAATCCATGTCCGTACTCGCCTTAAAACTCTCCCCGCGTCACACATTTGGTGGCGATCGGCAGCTTGTGAGACGCTAGCCTGAACGCTTCGTGTGCAATTTCCGGTGTCACACCATCCATCTCGTAGAGGATCCGGCCCGGTTTCACGACCGCCACCCAGTACTCGGGATTTCCCTTGCCCTTTCCCATACGAGTTTCCGCCGGTTTCTTCGTAATCGGCTTGTCGGGAAAGACTCTTGTCCACACCTGCCCACCGCGTTTCACGTAGCGGGTGATCGCAATACGGGCGGCTTCGATCTGTCGGCTTGTGACCCAGCCGGGCTCCAAAGCTTTGAGGCCGAACTCTCCCAGAGTGAGATGTCCGCCACGATAGGCCTTACCGGTCATGCGGCCCTTCATCATCTTGCGAAATTTGACCTTTTTTGGTGCCAGCACAGTCGCCTCTTCTGTTACCCCAACCGACGTTCAAAGGCTGCTTCCGGTTTGAGTGGCTGAACGGGAAGAATCTCGCCCTTATAAATCCACGTCTTCACCCCGATCTGCCCCATCGTGGTATGCGCCTCCGCAAATCCATAATCGACCTCGGCCCGAAGCGTGTGGAGCGGCACACGACCTTCCCGATACCACTCGGTTCTCGCGATTTCCGCACCGCCAAGACGACCGGCAATCATGATCTTAATTCCTTGAGCGCCGAGGCGAAGCGCCGATTGCACGCTGCGCTTCATGGCCCGACGGAAGGCTACGCGCTTTTCCAACTGGGTGGCGACATTTTCGCTCACCAGTTGCGCGTCCAACTCGGGTTTCTTGATCTCTTTCACATTGATATAGACCTGTCCCGCGTACTCCTTCTCGAGCGAGGCCTTGAGCTTGTCGACTTCCGCTCCCTTCCGTCCGATGATGATCCCCGGACGGGCCGTGTGGATGATCACGCGGGTTTGATCGCCCGACCGCTCGATCTCTACCTTCGCGACTCCTGCGTGGTACAAACGCTGCTTGACCATCTTCCGAATCTTGATGTCCTGATGCAGCAGCTTGGCGTAGTCCTTATCGGCATACCACCGAGAGCTCCACGTGTAGTTGTATCCCAGGCGATAGCCGACTGGATGCGTCTTCTGCCCCATACTGTCTCACCCCTACTTCAATGGGGAACGATCTTGTTCCCGGTGATATTCCTCACGCACTACGTCTTTCCCTGAACGCCTGTCCCTGCCACAATGATCGTAATGTGACTGGTCCGTTTTTGGATCGCGTTGGCCCGTCCCATGGATCGTGCGCGAAACCGTTTATAGGTCGGCCCGCAATCCACAAACGCCTTCGACACCCACATGGCGTCGCTGTCGCCCATTTCCTTCTGTTCGGCATTTGCCACAGCAGAGCGGAGAATTTTCTCCACCACCCGGGCTGCGTGCCTCGGGGTGTGCTTGAGCATCGCCAACGCCAGAGGAACCTGTTGCCCGCGAATCATATCGATTACCGGCCGTGCCTTCCGGGGCGCCACGCGAACAAATCTGAGTATCGCTCTTGCTTCTGCCATTGCTCTTTCTCTTCAAAACCAAGCTGTCAGCCTTCAGCCATCAGTCTTAGCTGACAGCCAACGGCTGAGAGCCATCGCCTCATTTCAGTGGGACGGCCTTTTCCGTCTTGGCTTGTCCATGGCCCTTAAAGAATCGCGTCGGAGCGAATTCGCCGAGCTTGTGTCCGACCATGTTCTCCGTCACAAAGACAGGAATGAACTTCTTCCCGTTGTGTACCGCGAAGGTGTGACCGATCATGTCCGGAACCACGGTTGACCGCCTCGACCACGTCTTGATGAGCTTGCGATCTTTGGTTTGATTCATCTGCTCGACCTTCTTGAGCAAATGGTCATCCACAAACGCGCCCTTGGTCACTGACCTTGGCATCGACGACTCCTACTTGCGGCGAGCGATACGGAATTTTTCCGTTCGCTTGTTGTTCCGCGTTTTATAGCCCTTCGTCGGCAAGCCCCAAGGCGACACCGGATGGGGATTCCCTTGTCCGGATTTTCCTTCGCCGCCGCCGTGAGGATGGTCAACGGGATTCATGACGACCCCGCGCACGTGCGGGCGTCGTCCCTTCCACCTGGAACGTCCTGCTTTCCCGACACTGATGTTCTCGTGGTCGACATTACCGACTTGGCCGACCGTGGCCAAGCAGGAGCCCAGAATTCGTCTCATTTCACCGGATTTCAGGCGAACTTGGACATAATTGCCGTCTCGTCCCATGACCTGCGCGAAGCCGCCGGCACTTCGGATGAGCTGCGCCCCTTTGCCAGGCTTGAGCTCGAGATTGTGAATCGTCGTACCCAACGGCATACTCGCAAGGGGCAGGGCATTGCCCGGTCGTACTTCCGAGTCTGGGCCTGACTGGACTACATCGCCGACCTGCAATCCGATCGGTGCCACGATGTACCGCTTTTCACCGTCTGCGTACTGCAAGAGAGCGATTCGAGCCGAGCGGTTAGGGTCATACTCCAATGCACTGACCTTCGCCGGAATGCCCACTTTGTCACGGCGAAAATCTATCGTGCGGTACAACCGCTTATGCCCCGCGCCGCGAAACCGCACGGTCGTTCGGCCATCATTATTCCGCCCGCTGGTCCGGAGGTGAAACTCGGTCAGCCTCTTTTCCGGTTTCTTCTTCGTCAACTCCTCGGTCGTGACCGCGGTCATCCCCCGGCGTCCCGATGTTGTCGGCTTATACGATTTCAATCCCATATCTCTTTTTCATCCACCCGCCCGGGGCGCGTCTCGATGCGCCCTTGACCCTAGGCGCTTTCATAAAGTTCGAGCTTTTCGCCTTCCTTCAATTTGACGAACGCTTTTTTCCAGTCCGATCGTTTTCCAGAAAACCGCCCAAGTCGCTTGATCTTTCCTCGGACATTGAGAACATTGACGCGCTCTACTTTGACCTTCAAGAGCGTTTCGACGGCCTGCTTGATCTGGATGCGATTCGCATCCGGATGAACGAGGAACCCTACCGTATTACTGCGCTCACGCATCGCCGTCACTTTCTCGGTCAAGAGCGGTTGCACCA contains:
- the rpmD gene encoding 50S ribosomal protein L30; translation: MATTKSPKVVTKGLRITLKRSPIGTPEDHRLVLRGLGLRRIRHCVVRPDTAQVRGMIHKVGYLLDVQPQ
- the rpsE gene encoding 30S ribosomal protein S5, yielding MRVNPDELNLKDKVVFINRVAKVVKGGKRFNFCALVVVGDGQGWVGIGKGKAAEVPVAIAKAVQQAKKHLVHVPLKSGTIPHEVHGLFGGEHVLLKPAAEGTGIIAGGAVRAVVELVGAHNIISKTLGRGNPFNTVRATLNGLCQLKNPEQVLQLRRGVGSQVAHGATV
- the rplR gene encoding 50S ribosomal protein L18, which gives rise to MRTEEKARQLARRQQRVRQRVFGTPDRPRLNVFRSSAHIYAQVIDDVKGATLAAASSLDQSLRKSLKSTGSIEAAKAVGKLLAERAKAAKVTAVVFDRAGRLYHGRIKALADASREGGLKF
- the rplF gene encoding 50S ribosomal protein L6 codes for the protein MSRIGKKPIAIPSGVDVKVAGPVVSVKGPLGKLDWTLVSGIGVKVENGQVVVTRPNDDRNVRAIHGLVRAELNNMIHGVTKGYERNLEITGVGYKAQVQGRTMSFNVGYINPVTYAVPPGIEVKVDKQTLINVKGADKRLVGQVAANLRALKPPDVYKQKGVRYVGETLRKKEGKTGK
- the rpsH gene encoding 30S ribosomal protein S8: MVTDPIGDLLVRLRNGARRHHEVVTVPASKLKREVLRVLQAEGFIQGVEQAVEEGHPVLKVQLRYVGEGQSMISGMERISKPGCRVYVGSKDISKVRNGIGVSILSTSKGIMTDRESRHAGLGGEVLCSVW
- a CDS encoding type Z 30S ribosomal protein S14, encoding MSRLALRNKSAAKSKFPTRDYHRCPLCGRVRGYLRRFRMCRICFRLLSLKGEIPGVRKASW
- the rplE gene encoding 50S ribosomal protein L5, producing the protein MVKGEKDKGGKPAGRPAKKGTPPAPALTDDGSEESKFRPRLRDMYQQQVVPALMKEFGYKNIMQVPKLDRIVLNVGMGEAIQNVKLLESATTELGAITGQKPIVTRAKKAIAGFKLRQGLPIGTKVTLRNRRMYEFFDRLVTLALPRIRDFRGVSPKAFDGRGNYTLGLKEQLIFPEIHYDEVASIHGMDITIVTTARTNDEGKALLKQLGMPFRT
- the rplX gene encoding 50S ribosomal protein L24, with product MQKSRIRKGDTVVVMVGRDKGKSGKVLSVDLGAGRVLVEKVNIIKRHTKPNQKVKQGGILEREAPLALSKVMFLCPVTQKPTRLGIRTLNDGRRVRFSKKSKEIVD
- the rplN gene encoding 50S ribosomal protein L14, with translation MIQSYTYMDVADNSGAKQAMCFHVLGGTRRRYASLGDVIVVTVKEAIPQATVKKGDVSRAVIVRTTKEVRREDGSYIKFDRNACVLINKEGEPIGTRIFGPVARELRWKKFMKIISLAPEVL
- the rpsQ gene encoding 30S ribosomal protein S17, producing MAEATAKRREWVGRVISNKMNKTVVVAVERSVIHPVYRKILRRVTKLKAHDEQNTCRIGDRVRMIETRPISNDKHWRVVEVLEKGQTE
- the rpmC gene encoding 50S ribosomal protein L29, translating into MDLKELRQLTGAELAEKAQQLTQELFNLRFQLGTGRLENPMQIRKTKRNIAQVKTILREVERKEPSSTNVKGA
- the rplP gene encoding 50S ribosomal protein L16; the protein is MLAPKKVKFRKMMKGRMTGKAYRGGHLTLGEFGLKALEPGWVTSRQIEAARIAITRYVKRGGQVWTRVFPDKPITKKPAETRMGKGKGNPEYWVAVVKPGRILYEMDGVTPEIAHEAFRLASHKLPIATKCVTRGEF
- the rpsC gene encoding 30S ribosomal protein S3, producing the protein MGQKTHPVGYRLGYNYTWSSRWYADKDYAKLLHQDIKIRKMVKQRLYHAGVAKVEIERSGDQTRVIIHTARPGIIIGRKGAEVDKLKASLEKEYAGQVYINVKEIKKPELDAQLVSENVATQLEKRVAFRRAMKRSVQSALRLGAQGIKIMIAGRLGGAEIARTEWYREGRVPLHTLRAEVDYGFAEAHTTMGQIGVKTWIYKGEILPVQPLKPEAAFERRLG
- the rplV gene encoding 50S ribosomal protein L22, translated to MAEARAILRFVRVAPRKARPVIDMIRGQQVPLALAMLKHTPRHAARVVEKILRSAVANAEQKEMGDSDAMWVSKAFVDCGPTYKRFRARSMGRANAIQKRTSHITIIVAGTGVQGKT
- the rpsS gene encoding 30S ribosomal protein S19, which gives rise to MPRSVTKGAFVDDHLLKKVEQMNQTKDRKLIKTWSRRSTVVPDMIGHTFAVHNGKKFIPVFVTENMVGHKLGEFAPTRFFKGHGQAKTEKAVPLK
- the rplB gene encoding 50S ribosomal protein L2; translated protein: MGLKSYKPTTSGRRGMTAVTTEELTKKKPEKRLTEFHLRTSGRNNDGRTTVRFRGAGHKRLYRTIDFRRDKVGIPAKVSALEYDPNRSARIALLQYADGEKRYIVAPIGLQVGDVVQSGPDSEVRPGNALPLASMPLGTTIHNLELKPGKGAQLIRSAGGFAQVMGRDGNYVQVRLKSGEMRRILGSCLATVGQVGNVDHENISVGKAGRSRWKGRRPHVRGVVMNPVDHPHGGGEGKSGQGNPHPVSPWGLPTKGYKTRNNKRTEKFRIARRK
- a CDS encoding 50S ribosomal protein L23, which produces MKVDPRSILVQPLLTEKVTAMRERSNTVGFLVHPDANRIQIKQAVETLLKVKVERVNVLNVRGKIKRLGRFSGKRSDWKKAFVKLKEGEKLELYESA